A window from Micromonospora profundi encodes these proteins:
- a CDS encoding amylo-alpha-1,6-glucosidase — protein sequence MKQERVNVIAGNVFAISDAQGDMEVDPQAPVGLFSFDTRFLSHWVLSVDGERLNALSRDDVAHYETRFFLVPGVASHYIDADVSLIRHRSIHDRLHERITVLNHSSEPAEFTVRMEVGTDFADIADIPEDAGVRQRHVQITADSGNQRLMLRYQRDRFVRETTVSSSASADIDEQGLTFRIRVAPEGTWETTLHVATTMRGEGGRDVRASLESHQHDIGSGMHDDLSTWLDRAPQLVAERKSLERMYQGSLADLSALRYTPLAYSERVPVGGLPWAMALCGRDSIITCLQTMAFTPELTPATLRMLALLQGSRLDDVHEEEPGKILVEARYGESAAFGERPTAGYYGAVDTTPLFVVLLDEYERWSGDTDLVHELRHPARMALDWIDEYGDLTGDGYLRYQRRNERHGTVNQSWKDSADAIVDAYGREPAFPRATCEAQGYAYDAKRRGARLARECWGDPEYADRLEQEAAALKERFNRDFWLPHREYYALALDPYGEPVDALSSNIGHLLWSGIVPDDRAEAVAEHLVGPQLFSGWGVRTFATDQRPYNPVGSHLGSVWPSDNALIAAGLRHYRFDAHAARIAAGIFDMAQTLRGAVPEVIAGYERSLTKYPVQLPVAGRPQSWSSGALLMLLGTLLGLRPTGENLLVNPALPAGFGRIELLGIPGRWGLLDAYAGDRRLGRPRVN from the coding sequence ATGAAACAGGAGCGGGTGAACGTCATCGCCGGCAACGTGTTCGCCATCAGCGACGCCCAGGGCGACATGGAGGTCGATCCGCAGGCACCGGTCGGTCTCTTCTCGTTCGACACCCGCTTCCTGTCCCACTGGGTGCTCAGCGTCGACGGGGAACGCCTCAACGCCCTCTCCCGCGACGACGTCGCGCACTACGAGACCCGGTTCTTCCTGGTGCCCGGCGTGGCGAGTCACTACATCGACGCCGACGTCTCGCTCATCCGGCACCGCTCGATCCACGACCGCCTGCACGAGCGGATCACCGTGCTCAACCACTCCTCCGAGCCCGCCGAGTTCACAGTGCGGATGGAGGTGGGCACCGACTTCGCCGACATCGCCGACATCCCCGAGGACGCAGGCGTCCGGCAGCGCCACGTCCAGATCACCGCTGACTCCGGGAACCAGCGGCTCATGTTGCGCTACCAGCGGGACCGGTTCGTCCGCGAGACCACAGTGAGCAGCAGCGCCTCCGCCGACATCGACGAGCAGGGGCTCACCTTCCGGATCCGCGTCGCGCCCGAAGGGACGTGGGAGACCACCCTGCACGTCGCCACGACAATGCGCGGCGAGGGTGGCCGGGACGTGCGCGCCAGCCTGGAGTCCCACCAGCACGACATCGGCAGCGGGATGCACGACGACCTGTCCACCTGGCTGGATCGGGCACCGCAACTGGTGGCTGAGCGGAAAAGCCTGGAGCGGATGTACCAGGGCAGCCTCGCCGACCTGAGCGCGCTGCGGTACACGCCGCTCGCATACAGCGAGCGGGTGCCTGTCGGTGGCCTGCCGTGGGCCATGGCCCTGTGCGGGCGGGACAGCATCATCACCTGCCTGCAGACAATGGCGTTCACCCCCGAGCTGACCCCGGCGACGCTGCGGATGTTGGCGTTGCTGCAGGGAAGCCGGCTCGACGACGTCCACGAGGAGGAGCCGGGCAAGATCCTGGTCGAGGCGCGCTACGGCGAATCGGCGGCGTTCGGCGAGCGGCCGACCGCCGGCTACTACGGCGCGGTGGACACCACCCCGCTGTTCGTCGTCCTGCTCGACGAGTACGAACGCTGGTCCGGCGACACCGACCTGGTCCACGAACTGCGCCACCCGGCCCGGATGGCTCTGGACTGGATCGACGAGTACGGCGACCTGACCGGCGACGGCTACCTGCGCTACCAGCGCCGAAACGAGCGGCACGGCACCGTCAACCAGTCCTGGAAGGACTCCGCCGACGCCATCGTCGACGCGTACGGGCGGGAGCCCGCCTTTCCCCGGGCCACCTGCGAGGCGCAGGGCTACGCGTACGACGCCAAACGGCGGGGTGCGCGACTGGCACGTGAGTGCTGGGGAGATCCCGAGTACGCCGACCGGCTGGAACAGGAGGCGGCGGCGCTGAAGGAACGGTTCAACAGGGACTTCTGGCTGCCGCACCGGGAGTACTACGCGCTGGCCCTCGACCCGTACGGCGAGCCGGTCGACGCCCTGTCGTCGAACATCGGGCACCTGCTGTGGAGCGGGATCGTCCCGGACGACCGGGCCGAGGCGGTCGCCGAGCATCTCGTCGGGCCGCAGCTGTTCAGCGGCTGGGGGGTGCGTACCTTCGCCACCGACCAGCGGCCGTACAACCCGGTGGGCTCGCACCTGGGATCGGTGTGGCCGTCGGACAACGCGCTGATCGCCGCCGGGTTGCGGCACTACCGCTTCGACGCGCACGCGGCCCGGATCGCGGCGGGCATCTTCGACATGGCGCAGACACTCCGCGGGGCGGTGCCGGAGGTGATCGCCGGCTACGAGCGCAGCCTCACGAAGTATCCCGTCCAGCTGCCCGTGGCCGGTCGGCCCCAGTCGTGGTCGTCGGGTGCGCTGCTGATGCTGCTGGGCACCCTGCTGGGCCTGCGACCCACAGGCGAGAACCTGCTTGTGAACCCGGCCCTCCCCGCTGGCTTCGGCCGGATAGAGCTGCTGGGCATCCCCGGCCGGTGGGGCCTGCTCGACGCGTACGCCGGGGACCGCCGGCTGGGCCGGCCCCGCGTCAACTGA
- a CDS encoding SCP2 sterol-binding domain-containing protein, translating to MGATATQFLQHLDVGRRPDLPETTSGTVRLDLRCDGCTDHWYLTIADQHIQVTRSSDDADLVVGASRDVFDKLANGRMHLAVALLRNELTVRGNMALLMLLRRVFPGPAGARHPRELGRAALARREGRQ from the coding sequence ATGGGCGCGACCGCGACGCAGTTCCTGCAACACCTGGACGTCGGCCGTCGTCCTGACCTGCCGGAGACGACCTCCGGGACGGTGCGGTTGGACCTGCGCTGCGACGGCTGCACCGACCACTGGTACCTGACGATCGCCGACCAGCACATCCAGGTGACCCGGTCGTCCGACGACGCCGACCTGGTGGTCGGGGCCTCCCGGGACGTCTTCGACAAGCTGGCCAACGGCCGGATGCACCTCGCCGTGGCGTTGCTGCGCAACGAGCTGACAGTGCGGGGCAACATGGCGCTGCTGATGCTGCTGCGGCGAGTCTTCCCCGGCCCGGCCGGCGCACGGCACCCCCGCGAGCTGGGCCGGGCCGCTCTGGCGCGACGGGAGGGGCGGCAATGA
- a CDS encoding NAD(P)-dependent alcohol dehydrogenase, whose protein sequence is MRALRLRQWKSEPELMEVPEPTPGTGEVVVRIGAAGACHSDLHLMDEFEPGSVPWNPPFTLGHENAGWVHAVGDGVTGLTIGQPVAVYGPWGCGTCARCRVGVDPYCENPAGAPVPGGGGGLGLDGGMAEYELVPDARHIVPLPDGLDPVEAAPLTDAGLTPYHAIRRSWPKLPPGSTAVVIGVGGLGHVGVQILKATTAARVIAVDTRAEALRLAHECGADQTVTSGPTAAEEIRAATGGRGADVVLDFVGADATLALGVAVARTVGDLTIVGIGGGTLPVSFFSVPYEVSIATTYWGSRPELIEVLELGAQGLIRPKTTTFALDDALDAYRQMREGTLEGRAVIVP, encoded by the coding sequence ATGCGTGCGCTGCGGCTACGGCAGTGGAAGTCGGAACCGGAACTGATGGAGGTGCCCGAACCGACGCCCGGAACGGGTGAGGTGGTGGTGCGCATCGGCGCTGCTGGCGCCTGCCACTCCGACCTGCACCTCATGGACGAATTCGAGCCCGGTTCGGTGCCGTGGAACCCACCGTTCACCCTGGGCCACGAGAACGCGGGGTGGGTGCATGCCGTCGGCGACGGCGTGACCGGACTGACGATCGGTCAACCCGTGGCGGTGTACGGGCCGTGGGGCTGCGGCACCTGCGCCCGCTGCCGCGTCGGCGTCGACCCGTACTGCGAGAACCCTGCCGGCGCTCCGGTCCCCGGTGGCGGTGGCGGGCTCGGCCTGGACGGCGGCATGGCCGAGTACGAGCTGGTGCCGGACGCGCGGCACATCGTGCCCCTGCCCGACGGCCTGGATCCGGTGGAGGCGGCGCCGCTCACCGACGCCGGCCTCACCCCGTACCACGCCATCCGGCGCTCGTGGCCGAAGCTGCCACCGGGCAGCACCGCAGTCGTCATCGGTGTCGGTGGGCTGGGCCACGTCGGCGTGCAGATCCTCAAGGCCACCACGGCCGCCCGGGTGATCGCCGTGGACACCCGTGCGGAGGCTCTGCGGCTGGCGCACGAGTGCGGCGCCGACCAGACCGTCACCTCCGGCCCGACCGCCGCCGAGGAGATCCGCGCGGCCACCGGGGGACGGGGCGCGGACGTGGTGCTCGATTTCGTGGGCGCGGACGCCACACTGGCGCTCGGCGTGGCGGTGGCCCGCACCGTTGGCGACCTGACGATCGTGGGCATCGGCGGGGGGACCCTGCCGGTGTCGTTCTTCTCGGTGCCCTACGAGGTGAGCATCGCGACCACCTACTGGGGCAGCCGGCCCGAGCTGATCGAGGTGCTCGAACTGGGCGCGCAGGGGCTGATCCGGCCGAAGACCACCACGTTCGCGCTCGACGACGCCCTGGACGCGTACCGCCAGATGCGCGAGGGGACGCTCGAGGGTCGTGCGGTGATCGTGCCGTGA
- a CDS encoding mycothiol transferase, translating to MDVNDLLTETYDRLPDLVRSAVDGLTPEQLRWTPAPGANSIGWLVWHLTRVQDHHVAQLLDAEQIWVSGDWAQRFGLPADPDDTGYGHTPEQVAGVRPESAQALVDYYAAVSARTGSFLAGLRPADLDRVVDEAWDPPVTLGVRLVSIAEDDQQHAGQAHYVRGLLDAG from the coding sequence GTGGACGTGAACGACCTTCTGACCGAAACCTACGACCGGCTGCCCGACCTTGTCCGCTCGGCCGTCGACGGGCTCACCCCGGAGCAGCTGCGCTGGACGCCCGCACCGGGCGCCAACTCGATCGGCTGGCTGGTCTGGCACCTGACGCGGGTCCAGGACCATCACGTCGCCCAACTGCTCGACGCCGAGCAGATCTGGGTCAGCGGCGACTGGGCGCAGCGATTCGGCCTGCCCGCCGACCCGGACGACACCGGCTACGGCCACACGCCGGAACAGGTCGCGGGCGTACGCCCGGAGAGCGCGCAGGCCCTCGTCGACTACTACGCGGCCGTCTCGGCGCGTACCGGATCGTTCCTGGCCGGATTGCGACCGGCGGACCTGGACCGGGTGGTCGACGAGGCATGGGACCCGCCGGTCACCCTCGGCGTGCGGCTGGTCAGCATCGCCGAGGACGACCAGCAGCACGCCGGCCAGGCCCACTACGTCCGCGGCCTGCTCGACGCCGGCTGA